A window of Rufibacter sp. LB8 contains these coding sequences:
- a CDS encoding ATP-binding protein: MIDITDELYQDIEAVRQISLIPTMLRVVTQTTGMGYAAVARVTNDRWVACSVHDEVNFGLGEGGELPIETTLCNEIRDHRQPIVIDNVAEDSQYCDHHTPKIYGLQSYISVPIILRNGAFFGTLCAIDARPAQVNTEKVVGTMTMFAELLSFHLESLELLQQSHTLNLDLRRQNKVLTNTNFDLDNFVYTAAHDLKSPVANIEGLLDVLEQVVHQDQIDKEEMDQVITLMRSSLGRFGGTIKDLTAIVRASQDYDEDPTEEIDLLEMISQVKEDLNHHLLESKGKIKVEVPHGRTLSFSRQNFKSILYNLISNALKYRSPERMPEVLVKLEQIDGRQHLSVTDNGLGIPEDKLDKVFTMFKRFHDHVEGSGLGLYIVKRLVENRNGEMRVRSTVNQGSTFTMVV; this comes from the coding sequence ATGATTGACATCACAGACGAGTTATACCAAGACATAGAAGCCGTCAGGCAGATTTCCCTTATCCCTACCATGCTCAGAGTTGTCACCCAGACCACGGGCATGGGCTACGCGGCCGTGGCCCGGGTGACCAATGACCGGTGGGTGGCCTGCAGCGTGCATGACGAGGTGAACTTTGGCTTGGGCGAAGGCGGCGAACTGCCCATTGAGACCACGCTCTGCAATGAAATAAGAGACCACCGCCAGCCCATTGTCATTGACAACGTGGCAGAAGACTCTCAGTACTGTGACCACCATACGCCCAAAATTTACGGGCTGCAGAGTTACATTTCCGTGCCGATCATCTTAAGAAACGGCGCTTTTTTTGGCACGCTCTGCGCCATAGACGCCCGCCCGGCCCAGGTGAACACAGAGAAAGTGGTGGGCACCATGACCATGTTCGCGGAGCTGCTGTCTTTCCATCTGGAGAGCCTGGAGCTGCTGCAGCAGAGCCATACCCTCAACCTGGACCTTCGGCGCCAGAACAAAGTGCTAACCAACACCAACTTTGACCTTGACAATTTTGTCTATACTGCCGCGCATGACTTAAAATCGCCGGTAGCCAACATTGAAGGCCTGCTAGACGTGCTGGAGCAAGTGGTGCACCAAGACCAGATAGACAAAGAGGAAATGGACCAGGTGATTACGCTTATGCGGTCATCGCTGGGCAGGTTTGGCGGCACCATCAAAGACCTCACGGCCATTGTGCGCGCCAGCCAGGACTATGACGAAGACCCTACCGAGGAAATTGACCTGCTGGAGATGATCAGCCAGGTCAAGGAAGACCTGAACCACCATTTGCTGGAATCAAAAGGCAAGATTAAAGTAGAAGTGCCCCACGGCCGAACCCTATCTTTCTCGCGCCAGAATTTCAAGAGCATTCTCTACAACCTCATCAGCAACGCGCTCAAGTACCGTTCCCCGGAAAGAATGCCCGAAGTGTTGGTGAAGCTGGAGCAGATAGACGGGCGGCAACATTTGTCTGTGACAGACAACGGTCTGGGCATTCCGGAAGACAAACTGGACAAGGTGTTCACCATGTTCAAGCGGTTCCATGACCACGTGGAAGGCAGCGGCCTGGGCCTTTACATTGTCAAAAGGCTGGTGGAGAACCGCAACGGCGAAATGCGCGTGCGCAGCACCGTCAACCAAGGCTCCACGTTCACCATGGTGGTATAG
- a CDS encoding LTA synthase family protein: MTPRFNFSRLRESVHLQLLLALGVAMLLYTVCRVLFYLFNQGFFLETSFSDLLYLMWGGLRFDLVAVLYTNLLFIVLLLLPFRFRHHPAYQKVAKWVFIVFNSLGLALNCGDLVYYRFTLRRTTGSVVREFGNEDWGGFATSFLKDFWYVPAIWLALVLVMVWLYNRIQLKKRTAFNPWFYYPWHTTVMVLMVGLCIGAMRGGFRHSTRPITLSNAGEYVERPQEMYIVLNTPFSIIRTINKTSYQKVEYFTDQQAAQLFNPVHLPADSARFTPKNVVIIIWESLGKEAVGAYNKHLENGTYTGYTPFIDSLMGQSKVYWHSFANGRKSIDALPSVLTSIPSIQEPFVLTQYVSNNLPSLPRTLSQKGYHTSFFHGAPNGSMGFDALMNLIGVQHYYGMTEYGKPEDFDGMWGIWDEEFLQFMAGKLNTFKEPFMSTVFTTSSHHPYKVPARYKGKFKKGPFEIFECLGYSDMALRKFFEKASQSPWFKNTLFVITADHSATFTYYPEYQSAVGNFAVPIIFFAPGDAAFRGVEPYRVVQQLDIMPTVLAYLGYDQPFFSFGKSLLAPSQGNFAVSYQGAYQWLENEYFLQFDGTNTLGLYNYQKDKLLKENLKDQLPEVRVALENKVKAFIQQYNNRMLENKLQP, from the coding sequence ATGACACCAAGATTCAACTTCTCCCGCCTCCGCGAAAGTGTGCACCTCCAGCTGCTGCTGGCGCTGGGCGTGGCCATGCTGCTGTATACCGTCTGCCGGGTGCTGTTTTACCTGTTCAACCAAGGTTTTTTTCTGGAGACGTCGTTCTCAGATTTGCTGTACCTCATGTGGGGTGGGCTTCGGTTTGACCTGGTGGCGGTGCTGTACACCAACCTGCTGTTCATTGTGCTGCTGCTGCTGCCGTTCCGGTTCAGGCACCACCCGGCGTACCAGAAAGTGGCCAAATGGGTGTTTATTGTGTTCAACAGCCTGGGCCTTGCCCTCAACTGCGGCGATTTGGTGTACTATCGGTTTACGCTGCGCCGGACCACGGGGAGTGTGGTCCGGGAGTTCGGGAATGAGGACTGGGGTGGGTTTGCCACCAGCTTTCTGAAGGATTTCTGGTACGTGCCCGCCATCTGGCTGGCGCTGGTGCTGGTCATGGTGTGGCTGTACAATCGCATTCAATTAAAGAAAAGAACGGCGTTCAACCCGTGGTTTTATTATCCGTGGCACACTACGGTCATGGTCTTGATGGTGGGCTTGTGCATTGGCGCCATGCGGGGCGGGTTCCGGCACAGCACGCGGCCCATCACGCTCAGCAACGCCGGCGAGTACGTGGAGCGGCCCCAGGAAATGTACATTGTGCTCAACACGCCGTTCTCCATCATCAGGACCATCAACAAAACCAGTTACCAGAAGGTAGAATACTTCACGGACCAGCAGGCGGCCCAGCTGTTCAACCCGGTGCATCTGCCCGCTGACAGTGCTAGGTTCACTCCTAAAAACGTGGTTATCATTATCTGGGAAAGTCTGGGCAAGGAAGCCGTGGGCGCATACAATAAGCACCTGGAGAACGGTACCTACACGGGCTACACGCCGTTCATAGATTCGCTTATGGGGCAGAGCAAGGTCTACTGGCACTCCTTCGCCAATGGCCGGAAGTCTATTGACGCGTTGCCCAGCGTGCTCACCAGTATTCCCAGCATTCAGGAACCGTTTGTACTCACGCAGTATGTGAGCAACAACCTGCCTAGTTTGCCGCGCACCTTGAGCCAGAAAGGCTACCACACCTCGTTCTTCCACGGCGCGCCCAATGGTTCCATGGGCTTTGACGCGCTCATGAACCTGATTGGCGTGCAGCATTATTACGGCATGACCGAGTACGGCAAACCCGAGGACTTTGACGGCATGTGGGGCATCTGGGATGAGGAGTTTCTGCAGTTCATGGCGGGCAAACTCAACACCTTCAAAGAGCCGTTCATGAGCACCGTGTTCACTACGTCTTCGCACCACCCGTACAAAGTACCAGCGCGGTATAAGGGGAAATTCAAGAAAGGTCCGTTTGAGATTTTTGAGTGCCTGGGCTACTCAGACATGGCCCTGCGCAAGTTCTTTGAGAAAGCCAGCCAGTCGCCCTGGTTTAAGAACACGCTGTTTGTCATCACCGCCGACCACTCGGCCACGTTCACCTATTACCCGGAGTACCAGAGCGCGGTCGGGAATTTTGCGGTGCCCATCATCTTCTTTGCCCCCGGCGATGCCGCGTTCAGAGGCGTGGAGCCATACCGCGTGGTGCAGCAACTGGACATCATGCCCACCGTGCTGGCGTATTTGGGCTATGACCAACCGTTTTTCTCCTTCGGGAAGAGCCTACTGGCCCCCAGCCAGGGCAACTTTGCCGTGAGTTACCAGGGCGCTTACCAATGGCTGGAGAACGAGTATTTCCTGCAATTTGACGGCACCAACACCTTGGGTCTCTACAATTACCAGAAAGACAAGCTGCTGAAAGAAAACCTGAAAGACCAACTACCTGAAGTGCGTGTGGCCCTAGAAAACAAAGTCAAGGCCTTCATTCAGCAGTACAACAACCGCATGCTGGAGAACAAACTGCAGCCTTAA
- a CDS encoding MarR family winged helix-turn-helix transcriptional regulator produces MTLEEELKQKTFGSPYKRMVVNVMFTGNWLQKEFSAQIKPYGISMQQHNVLGILRGQYPNPATLGLIQERMMDRDSNATRLVDKLLEKGLVTRCQCSHNRRKVDIIITDKGLELLKQTETIMQQLDEKFAQITEQEAVQIGLLMDKLREKTQ; encoded by the coding sequence ATGACCTTAGAAGAAGAATTGAAGCAGAAGACGTTTGGGAGCCCTTACAAGCGCATGGTGGTAAACGTGATGTTTACCGGCAATTGGCTGCAGAAAGAGTTCTCGGCGCAGATCAAACCTTACGGAATCTCCATGCAGCAGCACAATGTGCTGGGCATTTTGCGCGGGCAGTACCCTAACCCCGCCACGCTGGGCCTCATTCAGGAACGCATGATGGACCGCGACTCCAACGCCACCCGCCTGGTAGATAAACTATTGGAAAAAGGCCTGGTCACGCGCTGCCAATGTTCACACAACCGCCGGAAGGTGGACATCATCATCACAGACAAAGGCCTGGAGCTGTTAAAACAGACCGAGACCATCATGCAGCAGCTGGATGAGAAATTCGCGCAGATCACGGAGCAGGAAGCCGTGCAGATTGGCCTGCTCATGGATAAATTGAGAGAGAAAACGCAATAA
- a CDS encoding alkene reductase: MTQIENQPLLQPLQKGALDLKNRMVMAPMTRSRANNPENAATDLVAEYYAQRASAGLIISEGTPVSKQAVGYINVPGIYTQAQVEGWKLVTSAVHANGGKIFAQLWHVGRMSHPDFHNGELPVAPSAINPNDKSYTPQGFKDTVTPRALEVPEIKAIVQDFRKAAANAVEAGFDGVEIHASNGYLLHQFFSSSANTRTDAYGGSAENKARILFEILDAVKEVLDLSKVGVRLNPSLHGGFGIELSQADPETFEYIVQKLNDYNLAYLHLTEAGAAARALPFAIKEVAQHFRKIYQGTLITNGGYTRESGNKVIEAGYADAVAFGVPFIANPDLVERFAQNTNLNQPDPNTFYSNTAEKGYTDYPTLAQVTA, from the coding sequence ATGACTCAGATAGAAAACCAACCGTTGTTACAGCCCCTGCAGAAAGGCGCTCTGGACTTGAAAAACCGCATGGTCATGGCCCCCATGACCCGCAGCCGGGCCAACAACCCAGAGAACGCCGCCACTGACCTGGTAGCCGAATACTATGCGCAGCGCGCCAGCGCGGGCCTCATTATTTCAGAAGGAACGCCGGTAAGCAAGCAGGCCGTGGGCTACATCAACGTGCCGGGCATTTACACCCAGGCGCAGGTAGAGGGCTGGAAACTAGTCACTTCGGCGGTACACGCCAATGGCGGAAAGATCTTCGCGCAGCTGTGGCACGTGGGCCGCATGTCGCACCCAGATTTCCACAACGGGGAGTTGCCGGTGGCACCGTCGGCCATCAATCCCAATGACAAATCATACACACCGCAGGGCTTTAAAGACACCGTGACGCCGCGCGCGCTGGAGGTACCTGAGATCAAAGCCATTGTGCAGGATTTCAGGAAAGCGGCCGCCAACGCCGTAGAAGCCGGTTTTGACGGCGTGGAGATTCATGCGTCTAACGGGTACCTGTTGCACCAGTTCTTCAGCAGCTCGGCCAACACCCGCACAGATGCATACGGTGGCTCCGCCGAAAACAAAGCCCGCATTCTGTTTGAGATTCTGGACGCGGTAAAGGAAGTGCTGGATTTGAGCAAAGTGGGCGTACGGTTGAACCCATCGTTGCACGGGGGCTTCGGGATTGAACTGTCCCAAGCAGACCCAGAGACCTTTGAGTACATTGTGCAGAAACTCAATGACTATAACCTGGCGTACCTGCATTTGACCGAGGCTGGCGCTGCCGCCCGGGCCTTGCCCTTCGCTATTAAAGAAGTGGCCCAGCATTTCCGGAAGATCTACCAGGGCACGCTCATCACCAACGGCGGCTACACCCGTGAGTCGGGCAACAAGGTCATTGAGGCCGGCTACGCCGATGCCGTGGCCTTTGGCGTGCCGTTCATTGCCAACCCAGACCTGGTGGAGCGGTTCGCGCAGAACACTAACCTCAACCAACCGGACCCCAATACGTTCTACAGCAACACCGCCGAGAAAGGCTATACAGATTACCCCACGCTGGCCCAGGTCACCGCGTAA
- a CDS encoding PAS domain-containing sensor histidine kinase, which yields MNSVPDVSPIDPNTPKTQDQYRLLVESVTDYAIFLLDPTGHVATWNAGARRIKQYQDDEIIGKHFSTFYTSDAKERDFPAYELREAKARGRFEDEGWRIRKDGSVFWANVIITALFNEQKELIGYSKITRDLSERKKAEDDLYKAYEELKASEERYRLLVDGVTDYAIFLLDPAGNVATWNQGAKKIKGYESSEIIGKYFSKFYSREAIQRGYPEYELKEARSHGRFEDEGWRYRKDGSAFWANVVITAIYNHRQELIGFSKITRDLTDKKQLEEQLFRTNEELKESEEKARLLIESVKDYAIIMLTPEGLIGTWNAGAERIKGYKAHEIIGKHFSAFYAREAVESGFPQFELGKAIEVGRFEDEGWRIRKDGTAFWANVIISPVYNLDNRLLGFAKITRDLTERRRNEDLMKKNKELVRINNDLDNFVYTASHDLKTPITNLEGLLNVLQDDLGPDRNQHDQVLTMMAGAIATFKTVISDLADITKLRQDKGVKEQVAIPALVEEVKMSLLEWIKSSGAQITLGDLEFETLDYSRKNLRSIIYNLVSNAIKYRHPERTPHVEISTKHLASGEYELTVKDNGLGVPENQKEKIFSMYRRAHDHVEGSGIGLYIVKKILDNSGDRILVESQEGEGATFRVFFKQEGKR from the coding sequence ATGAATTCAGTTCCAGACGTTTCCCCCATTGACCCAAACACGCCCAAGACCCAAGACCAGTACCGTCTGCTGGTGGAGAGCGTAACCGATTATGCCATTTTCCTGCTGGACCCCACCGGCCACGTAGCCACCTGGAACGCGGGCGCGCGGCGCATCAAGCAATACCAGGATGATGAGATCATCGGCAAACATTTCTCCACATTCTACACCTCAGACGCCAAGGAGCGCGACTTCCCGGCCTATGAGCTGCGCGAAGCCAAGGCCCGCGGGCGGTTTGAGGATGAGGGCTGGCGCATTCGCAAAGACGGGTCTGTGTTCTGGGCCAACGTGATCATCACGGCGCTCTTCAATGAACAGAAGGAACTCATTGGCTACTCCAAGATTACCCGTGACCTGTCTGAGCGCAAAAAAGCCGAAGACGACCTCTACAAAGCCTACGAGGAACTGAAAGCCAGCGAGGAGCGCTACCGCCTGCTGGTGGACGGCGTGACCGACTACGCCATTTTTCTGCTGGACCCCGCCGGCAACGTAGCCACCTGGAACCAGGGCGCCAAAAAAATAAAAGGCTATGAGTCCTCTGAGATCATTGGCAAGTATTTCTCCAAGTTCTACAGCCGTGAGGCCATTCAGCGCGGCTACCCTGAGTATGAACTAAAGGAAGCCCGCAGCCACGGCCGGTTTGAGGACGAAGGCTGGCGCTACCGCAAAGACGGCTCGGCGTTCTGGGCCAATGTGGTCATCACGGCCATTTACAACCACCGCCAGGAACTCATAGGCTTCTCCAAAATCACGCGGGACCTCACAGACAAAAAGCAACTGGAAGAACAACTTTTCAGAACCAATGAGGAACTGAAGGAAAGCGAGGAGAAAGCCCGCCTGCTCATTGAGAGCGTGAAAGACTACGCCATCATCATGCTCACCCCAGAAGGCCTCATTGGCACCTGGAACGCGGGCGCCGAGCGCATTAAAGGCTACAAGGCGCATGAGATCATAGGCAAGCACTTCTCGGCGTTTTATGCGCGGGAAGCCGTGGAGAGTGGTTTTCCGCAGTTTGAGCTGGGCAAGGCCATTGAGGTGGGTAGGTTTGAAGATGAAGGCTGGCGCATACGCAAAGACGGTACCGCTTTCTGGGCCAACGTCATTATTTCGCCGGTGTACAATCTGGACAACAGGTTGCTGGGCTTCGCCAAGATCACCAGAGACTTAACCGAACGCCGCCGCAATGAGGACCTCATGAAGAAGAACAAGGAGCTGGTGCGCATCAACAATGACCTTGACAATTTTGTGTACACGGCTTCGCATGACCTCAAGACACCCATCACCAACCTGGAGGGCCTGCTCAATGTGCTGCAAGATGACCTGGGGCCAGACCGCAACCAGCATGACCAGGTGCTCACCATGATGGCCGGGGCCATTGCCACCTTCAAAACCGTTATCTCAGACCTGGCAGACATTACCAAACTGCGCCAAGACAAAGGGGTGAAAGAACAGGTGGCGATTCCGGCCCTGGTAGAGGAGGTGAAAATGAGTTTGTTGGAGTGGATCAAGTCTTCGGGCGCGCAAATCACGCTGGGTGACCTGGAGTTTGAAACCCTTGACTATTCCCGCAAGAACCTGCGCAGCATCATCTACAACCTGGTGTCTAACGCCATCAAGTACCGGCACCCAGAAAGAACCCCGCACGTGGAGATCAGCACCAAGCATCTGGCCTCCGGCGAATATGAACTCACCGTGAAAGACAACGGCCTGGGCGTGCCTGAAAACCAGAAAGAAAAGATTTTCTCCATGTACCGCCGCGCCCATGACCACGTGGAGGGCTCAGGCATTGGGCTCTACATTGTGAAGAAAATACTGGACAACTCCGGTGACCGCATTCTGGTGGAAAGCCAGGAAGGCGAAGGCGCCACGTTCAGGGTCTTCTTTAAGCAGGAAGGCAAACGGTAA
- a CDS encoding sensor histidine kinase KdpD has translation MRLYASLSKIKFLNTYAVKFLFVAFLGIHIPLIGIIFFIAFNDDALTSLEIILYTLGLTLLATAITLFILHKLIRPIIVANRALRNYITAQQLPNLPMTFTDEVGVLLQDIQNTVTSVDNLLQEKKDLVSMLSHDLRTPTITTLDTVRLLRENPEEQQQLPAYLDNLETVGKKQLELMDSVLTLLRQEDSLTQELVKKPMSLALLVRGTILQLQLPLVAKRLQVKQEIPAELMVSVEATLFGQVLSNVLVNAIKFSNQGQAITLKAEETPTHVLLHLQDTGLGFAPEVHERLFDRFTQYRQVGTAGEATNGIGLFLCQKIMQRHGGTITAHSAGRGQGSTFTLQIPKG, from the coding sequence ATGAGATTATACGCCTCGCTGTCTAAGATTAAATTTCTGAACACGTATGCGGTCAAGTTCCTGTTTGTGGCCTTTCTGGGCATTCACATCCCGCTGATCGGGATTATTTTCTTCATCGCGTTCAATGATGATGCCCTTACTTCTTTGGAGATCATTCTCTACACGTTAGGGCTTACTTTGTTGGCTACGGCCATCACGCTGTTCATTCTGCACAAACTCATTCGGCCTATCATTGTGGCCAACCGGGCGCTCCGGAACTACATCACGGCGCAACAGCTGCCCAACCTGCCCATGACCTTTACAGATGAGGTAGGCGTGCTGCTCCAGGATATTCAGAACACCGTCACCTCCGTAGACAATTTGCTGCAGGAGAAAAAAGACCTGGTGTCTATGCTGTCACATGACCTGCGCACGCCCACCATCACCACCCTGGACACCGTTAGGCTGCTCCGCGAAAACCCCGAGGAACAGCAGCAACTGCCCGCGTACCTGGACAACCTGGAGACAGTGGGCAAGAAACAGCTGGAACTCATGGACTCAGTGTTGACCTTGCTCCGGCAGGAAGACAGCCTCACCCAGGAGCTGGTGAAGAAACCCATGTCTTTGGCGCTGCTGGTGCGCGGCACCATTCTGCAGCTGCAACTGCCGCTGGTGGCCAAACGCCTGCAAGTCAAGCAAGAGATTCCGGCAGAACTCATGGTGTCTGTGGAGGCTACCTTGTTTGGGCAGGTGTTGAGCAACGTGCTGGTGAACGCCATTAAATTCTCCAATCAGGGCCAGGCCATTACGTTAAAGGCCGAAGAAACCCCCACGCACGTGCTGCTGCACCTACAAGACACCGGCCTGGGCTTCGCCCCCGAAGTGCATGAGCGGCTCTTTGACCGGTTCACGCAGTACCGGCAGGTAGGCACGGCCGGCGAGGCCACCAACGGCATTGGGCTGTTCCTGTGCCAGAAAATCATGCAACGGCACGGCGGCACCATTACGGCGCACAGCGCGGGCAGGGGCCAAGGCTCCACGTTTACGCTGCAGATTCCCAAAGGCTAG
- the carB gene encoding carbamoyl-phosphate synthase large subunit, whose amino-acid sequence MPRDTSIKSVLIIGSGPIVIGQACEFDYSGTQAARSLREEGIEVTLINSNPATIMTDSITADNVYLLPLEKKSIIQILEKHKIDAVLPTMGGQTALNLAIDCEKVGIWKKYGVKIIGVDIAAIETTEDREKFRLLMIELGVNVCKGYTAKSFLEGKEIAQEIGFPLVIRPSFTLGGTGGGFVNTPEEFDQALTRGLHASPTHEVLVEQSIMGWKEYELELLRDNIGNVIIICSIENFDPMGIHTGDSITVAPAMTLPDTVYQRMRDLAIKMMNGIGQFAGGCNVQFSVNPEDDTIIAIEINPRVSRSSALASKATGYPIAKVAAKLAIGYNLDELKNSITKTTSAFFEPALDYVIVKIPRWNFDKFKGANKLLGLQMKSVGEVMGIGRTFQEALQKACQSLEIKRNGLGADGKEKTNYDQLMHSLANPSWDRLFTIKDAMKFGVATSTIQKVTKIDPWFLQQIEELEQVEREILKYTVDSIPAQLMRTAKVKGFADRQLAYLLRCKESEVHEKRTGMGITRVWKMVDTCAAEFEAQTPYYYSTFDGENESKASDRKKVVVLGSGPNRIGQGIEFDYSCVHGVLAARECGYETIMINCNPETVSTDFDISDKLYFEPVFWEHIYDIILHEKPEGVIVQLGGQTALKLAEKLTRFGIKILGTTYESLDLAEDRGAFSSLLKANNIPYPPFASVTSAEQALEECKNLKFPLLVRPSYVLGGQNMKIVINEKELEAQVLDILKDSPGNQVLLDHFLDRAIEAEADAICDGENVQILGVMEHIEPAGIHSGDSYAVLPPFDLSENVLNQINEYTKKIALALNTVGLINIQFAIKDEIVYIIEANPRASRTVPFIAKAYGEPYVNYAAKVMLGENKVTDFTFNPKLEGYAIKVPVFSHSKFPEVNKELGPEMKSTGEAIYFIDNLDDEYFAKIYAERNLYLSM is encoded by the coding sequence ATGCCTAGAGATACTTCCATCAAGTCTGTCCTGATCATTGGTTCCGGTCCTATTGTCATTGGCCAAGCCTGCGAGTTTGATTATTCTGGCACCCAAGCCGCCCGCTCCCTGCGCGAGGAAGGCATTGAGGTCACGCTCATCAACTCCAACCCCGCCACCATCATGACTGACTCCATCACCGCCGACAACGTGTACCTGTTGCCGCTGGAGAAGAAGTCCATCATCCAGATTCTGGAGAAACATAAAATTGACGCGGTGCTGCCCACCATGGGCGGACAGACAGCGCTCAACCTGGCCATTGACTGTGAGAAAGTAGGCATCTGGAAGAAATACGGCGTCAAGATTATTGGCGTGGACATTGCCGCCATTGAAACCACTGAGGACCGTGAGAAATTCCGCCTTTTAATGATTGAACTGGGTGTAAACGTCTGCAAAGGCTACACTGCCAAGTCTTTCTTAGAAGGCAAGGAAATTGCCCAGGAAATCGGTTTCCCGCTGGTGATCAGGCCTTCATTCACGCTGGGCGGCACCGGCGGCGGCTTTGTGAACACCCCAGAGGAATTTGACCAGGCCTTGACCCGCGGTCTGCACGCCAGCCCCACCCATGAAGTATTGGTGGAGCAAAGCATCATGGGCTGGAAGGAATACGAACTGGAACTGCTGCGTGACAACATCGGCAACGTGATCATCATCTGTTCCATTGAGAACTTTGACCCCATGGGCATTCACACCGGCGACTCCATCACCGTTGCCCCGGCCATGACCTTGCCAGACACGGTGTACCAGCGCATGCGCGATCTGGCCATTAAAATGATGAACGGAATCGGGCAGTTTGCGGGCGGCTGTAACGTGCAGTTCTCGGTGAATCCTGAGGATGACACCATCATCGCCATTGAGATTAACCCGCGCGTGAGCCGTTCCTCGGCCTTGGCTTCTAAAGCGACGGGTTATCCTATTGCCAAAGTAGCGGCCAAGCTGGCCATTGGCTATAACTTAGATGAACTGAAGAACTCCATCACCAAAACCACCTCGGCGTTCTTTGAGCCCGCCCTGGACTACGTGATTGTGAAAATACCCCGCTGGAACTTTGACAAATTCAAAGGCGCCAACAAACTCCTTGGGCTGCAGATGAAGAGCGTGGGCGAAGTGATGGGCATTGGCCGTACGTTCCAGGAAGCGCTGCAGAAAGCGTGTCAGAGTTTGGAGATCAAGCGCAACGGTCTGGGTGCCGATGGCAAGGAGAAAACCAACTATGACCAATTGATGCACAGCTTGGCCAACCCCAGCTGGGACCGGCTGTTCACCATCAAAGACGCCATGAAATTCGGCGTAGCCACCAGCACCATCCAGAAAGTGACCAAGATTGACCCGTGGTTCTTGCAGCAGATTGAGGAACTGGAGCAGGTGGAGCGCGAAATCCTGAAATACACGGTAGACAGCATTCCGGCCCAGCTCATGCGCACCGCCAAAGTGAAAGGCTTCGCGGATAGACAATTGGCCTACTTGCTGCGCTGCAAAGAAAGCGAAGTGCACGAGAAACGCACCGGCATGGGCATTACCCGCGTCTGGAAAATGGTGGACACCTGCGCCGCCGAGTTTGAGGCCCAGACGCCCTACTACTACAGCACCTTTGACGGCGAAAACGAGAGCAAAGCCTCTGACCGCAAGAAAGTGGTAGTCCTGGGCTCCGGCCCCAACCGCATTGGCCAGGGCATTGAGTTTGACTACTCCTGCGTGCACGGCGTACTGGCCGCCCGCGAGTGTGGCTACGAGACCATCATGATCAACTGCAACCCAGAGACGGTTTCCACGGACTTTGACATCTCCGATAAACTCTACTTTGAGCCGGTTTTCTGGGAGCATATCTATGATATTATCCTGCACGAAAAACCAGAGGGCGTGATTGTGCAGTTGGGCGGACAAACCGCCTTGAAACTGGCGGAGAAACTAACCCGCTTTGGGATCAAGATTCTGGGCACTACTTATGAAAGCCTGGACCTGGCCGAGGACCGCGGCGCTTTCTCCAGCTTGTTGAAAGCCAACAACATTCCGTACCCGCCCTTCGCCAGTGTGACGTCTGCGGAGCAAGCCCTGGAGGAATGCAAAAACCTGAAATTCCCGTTGTTGGTGCGCCCGTCTTACGTGTTGGGTGGCCAGAACATGAAAATTGTGATCAACGAAAAAGAACTGGAAGCCCAGGTGCTGGACATTCTCAAAGACAGCCCCGGCAACCAGGTTTTGCTGGATCACTTCCTGGACCGCGCCATTGAAGCCGAAGCCGATGCCATTTGTGACGGCGAGAACGTACAGATTCTGGGCGTGATGGAGCACATTGAACCGGCCGGTATTCACTCCGGTGACTCGTATGCCGTGCTGCCGCCCTTTGATTTGAGCGAGAACGTGTTGAACCAGATCAATGAGTACACTAAGAAAATTGCCCTGGCGCTCAACACAGTAGGCTTGATCAACATTCAGTTCGCCATCAAAGACGAGATTGTCTACATCATTGAAGCCAACCCAAGAGCCAGCCGCACGGTGCCGTTCATTGCCAAAGCGTACGGCGAACCCTATGTGAACTACGCCGCCAAAGTGATGCTGGGCGAAAACAAGGTAACCGACTTCACCTTCAACCCCAAACTGGAAGGCTACGCCATTAAAGTACCGGTCTTCTCCCACAGCAAATTCCCGGAGGTGAACAAGGAGCTCGGGCCCGAGATGAAATCTACCGGTGAGGCCATCTACTTCATTGACAATCTGGATGATGAGTACTTCGCTAAGATTTACGCGGAGCGGAATTTGTACTTGAGTATGTAG